Proteins encoded within one genomic window of Bacillus sp. F19:
- a CDS encoding DUF2621 domain-containing protein: MLDGWFLWFILFWVVFLAGMLGIGGFFMFRKFLKRLPKEDGKSDLDWEDYYIQQTRHLWDSRQKELLEDLVEPVPELFRDVARAKIAGKIGEIALKENADRITQDLVIRGYITATPKRDHKFLLKRLKEKEIDHTPYRALF, encoded by the coding sequence ATGTTAGACGGCTGGTTCCTATGGTTTATTCTTTTCTGGGTCGTTTTTTTGGCAGGAATGCTTGGAATAGGCGGTTTTTTTATGTTCCGCAAATTTTTAAAGCGTTTACCAAAAGAGGATGGAAAATCGGACCTGGATTGGGAAGATTATTACATACAGCAAACAAGGCACCTATGGGATTCAAGGCAGAAAGAGCTTTTAGAAGACCTTGTAGAACCTGTGCCTGAATTATTCAGAGATGTCGCAAGAGCTAAAATTGCAGGCAAAATCGGGGAGATTGCATTAAAGGAAAATGCAGACCGAATCACTCAGGACTTGGTGATTCGCGGTTATATTACAGCTACTCCTAAACGAGATCATAAATTCCTGTTAAAAAGACTTAAGGAAAAAGAAATCGATCATACACCATACAGAGCTTTATTCTAA
- a CDS encoding DUF1453 family protein, whose amino-acid sequence MLVIFSTIIAIVMALGVMMIRKRASKKPASAKKIILPPIFMSTGALMFLHPMFRVTPFEFMEAITLGCIFSIFLIKTSTFEVKEDKIYLKRSKAFAFILIGLLIIRIVLKFYLSNTIDVGELSGMFWILAFGMIVPWRIAMYLSYRKLENQLNPPNIQAT is encoded by the coding sequence ATATTGGTCATTTTCTCAACAATTATTGCAATCGTGATGGCATTAGGTGTCATGATGATACGCAAGAGAGCTTCTAAAAAGCCTGCTAGTGCCAAAAAGATTATCTTGCCGCCAATCTTTATGAGCACTGGTGCATTGATGTTTTTGCACCCTATGTTCCGTGTGACTCCGTTTGAATTTATGGAAGCGATCACGCTTGGATGTATTTTCTCTATCTTTTTAATCAAAACTTCAACATTTGAAGTAAAAGAAGACAAGATTTATTTGAAAAGGTCAAAGGCTTTTGCGTTTATATTAATCGGACTGCTGATAATCCGAATCGTTTTAAAATTTTACTTGAGCAATACGATAGACGTAGGTGAACTAAGCGGAATGTTCTGGATCCTTGCGTTTGGAATGATTGTCCCATGGCGAATTGCCATGTATCTTTCCTATCGGAAACTCGAAAATCAGCTCAACCCGCCAAATATTCAGGCTACATGA